A genomic region of Catalinimonas niigatensis contains the following coding sequences:
- a CDS encoding helix-hairpin-helix domain-containing protein: MRRISILLSFLLLFALLQASAQQVSNEVLESILEKILPTQYEDDVDVTQVYENLVQFYQEPLNLNEANADELRQLFFLSERQINNIIRYREYYGYFLSQYELALIPSLDQQSIESLLPFISIQQPQDRSLALKKRLQNADNRYLLLRQSTTLEHKKGYIFNDSSLDQRYYQGSPHNLYARMRISQPGSISLGFTLEKDAGEKIIWDKGNQKYGTDFISGHFQLENVGPVDQLTIGDYSFQAGQQLVFGSGLGLGKGALTVRSVGRSQHGVRPYTSTTESGFMRGIATSWKLPVARQHLKLTVLYSSNHRHAKIYEDPLTQNEYFRSFDISGLHRNTNELLDRKQVLTTDVGSNFHFTNRYQNFQLGLNFMHTNFSRQMIPTDIPYKKYDFTGDKHTIGSAYLSYQFQHWNSFAEVARSWNNQYGIIAGINGVLNSYLESVWLYRNYSPGFYSLYGNAFGENTRNANEEGLYWGLKIEPIAKLTLGAYYDLFRFPWLRYRVDAPSRGHEYLMRANYQLSRSTNLLLQYRLENKGINVSDDTLAFKLIGEGIRQNFAFNLDYILSERVRLKTKVHSSSYSIADSLTRGWVVAQDISCSLGRWKADARFALINTEDYNNRQYLYENDVLYAFSVPAYSGQGVSYYLLLRYKINRYVSSWARWGRTVYDDREVIGSSLEEINGNRKTQLKFQLMVNF, translated from the coding sequence ATGCGAAGGATTAGTATTCTACTTTCCTTCCTCTTGCTTTTTGCGCTACTGCAAGCATCAGCTCAACAGGTATCTAATGAAGTGTTAGAAAGTATTTTGGAGAAAATACTTCCCACCCAGTATGAGGATGATGTGGATGTGACGCAAGTCTACGAAAACCTGGTGCAATTTTATCAGGAACCACTCAACCTCAATGAGGCAAATGCCGATGAATTACGCCAGCTTTTTTTCTTATCGGAGAGGCAGATCAACAATATCATCAGATACCGTGAATATTATGGGTATTTTTTAAGTCAGTATGAACTTGCCCTGATACCCTCATTAGATCAGCAGAGTATTGAAAGTCTTCTTCCCTTCATCTCCATACAGCAGCCACAGGATAGAAGCTTAGCGCTTAAAAAACGGCTGCAAAATGCGGACAACCGATATTTACTATTGCGACAAAGCACCACATTGGAGCATAAGAAAGGCTATATTTTTAATGATTCATCTTTAGATCAGCGCTACTATCAGGGAAGTCCGCATAATCTATATGCCAGGATGCGAATTTCTCAACCGGGAAGCATAAGTCTGGGATTTACTTTGGAAAAGGACGCAGGAGAAAAGATAATATGGGATAAGGGCAATCAAAAATACGGGACAGACTTTATATCCGGGCATTTTCAATTAGAAAACGTTGGGCCGGTAGATCAGCTTACAATAGGAGATTATAGCTTTCAGGCAGGCCAACAACTGGTTTTTGGCAGTGGGCTGGGACTGGGCAAAGGAGCATTAACGGTTCGCTCTGTAGGAAGAAGCCAGCACGGTGTCCGACCTTATACTTCCACTACCGAAAGTGGTTTTATGAGAGGAATTGCTACCTCATGGAAGCTTCCTGTAGCCAGGCAACATCTCAAGCTTACCGTGCTTTATTCATCCAATCATCGTCATGCAAAAATCTACGAAGATCCGCTCACACAAAATGAATATTTCAGAAGCTTTGATATTAGTGGTTTGCATAGGAATACCAATGAACTACTTGACCGAAAGCAGGTGCTGACTACTGATGTTGGAAGTAACTTTCATTTTACGAACAGATATCAAAATTTTCAGCTCGGTCTCAATTTTATGCATACTAATTTCTCCAGGCAAATGATTCCTACTGATATACCTTATAAAAAGTATGATTTCACAGGAGATAAGCATACGATAGGAAGTGCTTATTTGTCCTATCAATTTCAACACTGGAATTCATTTGCAGAAGTTGCCCGCTCCTGGAATAACCAATACGGAATCATTGCAGGCATTAATGGGGTGCTAAATTCTTATCTGGAGAGTGTCTGGCTGTACCGTAACTATAGTCCGGGTTTTTATAGCCTGTATGGCAATGCGTTCGGAGAAAACACCCGCAATGCCAATGAAGAAGGTTTGTACTGGGGACTGAAAATAGAACCCATAGCCAAACTAACTTTAGGAGCATACTACGATCTTTTTCGTTTTCCATGGCTGCGTTATCGGGTAGATGCTCCTTCACGTGGTCATGAGTACCTGATGAGGGCTAATTATCAACTAAGCCGATCTACCAACCTGCTTTTACAATACAGGTTGGAGAACAAAGGAATTAATGTATCGGATGATACGCTGGCATTTAAGCTAATAGGAGAGGGAATCAGACAAAACTTTGCTTTTAACCTGGACTACATCCTCAGTGAGCGGGTAAGGCTGAAGACCAAAGTACATTCCAGTAGTTACTCCATAGCAGACTCACTGACCCGAGGTTGGGTGGTGGCCCAGGATATCAGTTGTTCGCTGGGGCGATGGAAAGCAGATGCTCGTTTTGCACTTATCAATACAGAGGACTACAACAACCGCCAGTATCTGTATGAAAATGATGTGTTGTATGCCTTTTCCGTTCCTGCCTACTCAGGTCAGGGTGTTAGTTACTATTTGTTGTTAAGATATAAGATCAACCGTTATGTTAGCAGCTGGGCAAGATGGGGCAGAACAGTGTATGATGATCGGGAAGTGATTGGCAGTAGCCTGGAAGAAATTAATGGTAACCGGAAAACGCAGCTGAAATTTCAACTGATGGTTAACTTCTAG
- a CDS encoding lamin tail domain-containing protein, with amino-acid sequence MLLCTCNYGALKAQWSDDFSDGNMSENPIWSGDISKYEIDISQKLHLNATAEAGQAYLSTPSTAIGDTEWSWYAQINANPSSTNFCKVYLTSDQIALDGPLNGYFVKIGGTPDEVSLYRQQGLTETMIINGSDGRVNLAQVQISVKVKRDMAGNWSLETKLASEISYFEEGLVFDDAYTSSGFFGVYSKYTSTRSTAFYFDDFVVSGGPIPDTTAPKLLNHLTSNSKQIKLQFSEPLLNTSVLQNTNYLINGVAAENVSYLNDTVFLTFSSPFPNGLSQQLSVSVVADESGNIMSDTLVDIFYFEKVKADWGSIVISEFFPDPTPSLLTLPDDSDAEFIEIYNPGIFPYDLKTWMINGKSLPAYIIHPGQYVILCKPEFEEIFRVYGNTIGLSSWPTLSNSGGSIILTADDAKIVDSISYTSTQIEGGVSLERIHLQHPCSGQQNFASSTDQNGATPGSINTAFSDEVDLSSPELLEITALNGDSLMISFSEKVYLPQPHLAQISVNDVIFPKEVSYTGLDSTKLLFVFANQLTSHTYHHLNISAIYDCNGNTNENIKRTFYMDLQAPLIEQIVVLDTAEILVKFSEKLLKASAEKESNYLNITTGENPKKALIENDSLSVRLTFPSTLNIQDSLWLSIQELEDLNKNKIPASNPLISSFVYHSQIDTVHIVNEYQIDIHFKITPDAASVINILHFSIDRSIGNPARVIINKKNPKLVHLLLQQPLSPNKKHTLTVSNLLDEKSQLISTPLYHFIYDTRGPLITEVKALGAKEFIILFDEAVQIKTGEKLGVWINKDTVAIESYELYEKHIQIKLTHALEQENNYLISVEGVSDLKSYLSNSTQNFPFLLDQIPPRLDSAFLYSPHELMLIFHESVLIEDISAEQYLRLIQPAYLPHIITFHQITPEKVLFSFEETFNTNLIQFQLDHFSDLQQNRITSPLDFQIDTQLPSIGHIIPLANNHLRLHFTSDIQNMGLQKENFSIDNDHSADSISLYSSHQLDIRFEQPFIELVNYQLSINHPDFQQNIDFVYQDFVESVSHDGNSTVKIQFSVPLEINSAKNIAHYTIEAYGKALAAVYIPEVQTVQLLFNGEIDREIFQKISIQNLLNIDHFPLPNSDHFFGMGRAPAFQELLISEIMAKPSPSAALPAFEYIEVYNASNNPLQLKGLKLADTQKAVNLTEKWLSPGEYLILCSTSAVESLSVYGSCTGISGFPSLNDDTDTLRLLNAAGQEIHSVSYSESWYNDASKKNGGWSLEMIDMGWPCQGMNNWRASIDLRGGTPGKLNSVQQSNPDLQAPVLLQAVAEDSLHLLLTFSENLDKSTIQNARLELDGISITDIKLAKEHQLQIILSDPLQAGLSYTLTVSHVADCSGNLQEEKSKFTILLPDRHQRNDILISEILFHTRAGGVDFVELYNNSDKYLNLKNWKLATQLNEQIANSSLISAETLILEPGEYLAITKNKKTLSADYPHALKGNLFESKAFPSLLSDGGTLLLIDHDNQIMQEIDFSPDWHHPLLQEPRGVSLERISWNIDENNQQYWQSAASNEGYATPGYQNSQWQNLLPATHSIEIDPPVFYPDQSGYLDYTRIHYKLEGVGNIGNLKIFDARGKMIRQLAQNQSLSEEGFFTWDGTDDFKKRAHIGYFIIWMEVFRPDGSVNILKSKVVVASKF; translated from the coding sequence ATGTTACTGTGTACATGTAACTATGGTGCCTTGAAGGCTCAGTGGAGTGATGATTTCAGTGATGGGAATATGTCAGAAAATCCTATCTGGAGTGGCGATATTTCTAAATATGAAATTGATATATCCCAAAAGTTACACCTGAATGCTACTGCTGAAGCAGGTCAGGCTTATCTTAGCACTCCTTCTACAGCAATTGGAGATACTGAATGGTCCTGGTATGCTCAAATCAACGCAAACCCTTCTTCTACAAATTTTTGTAAAGTCTATCTCACCTCTGACCAAATAGCACTTGATGGTCCTTTGAACGGCTATTTTGTCAAGATCGGCGGTACACCTGATGAGGTAAGTCTCTATCGCCAGCAGGGACTTACAGAAACAATGATTATCAATGGAAGTGATGGCAGAGTAAACCTTGCTCAGGTTCAAATATCCGTAAAAGTAAAAAGGGATATGGCTGGAAACTGGTCTTTAGAAACAAAACTGGCCTCAGAAATCTCATATTTTGAAGAAGGCCTTGTCTTTGACGATGCTTACACAAGCTCTGGCTTTTTTGGTGTGTACAGCAAATACACATCTACTCGCTCTACTGCTTTTTACTTTGACGATTTTGTAGTGAGTGGTGGTCCTATCCCTGATACTACTGCCCCAAAATTACTCAATCATTTGACCAGCAATTCAAAACAGATCAAATTACAATTTTCAGAGCCATTGTTGAATACTTCTGTTTTGCAAAACACCAACTATCTGATCAACGGAGTTGCAGCAGAAAATGTCAGCTACCTTAATGATACAGTATTTCTTACATTTTCATCCCCTTTCCCCAATGGTTTATCGCAGCAGTTGTCGGTAAGTGTGGTTGCAGATGAAAGTGGAAACATCATGTCTGATACTTTGGTGGATATATTTTACTTTGAGAAAGTCAAAGCAGATTGGGGCAGTATAGTGATCAGCGAGTTTTTTCCTGACCCTACACCTTCGCTTCTAACCTTGCCTGATGATAGCGACGCAGAGTTTATTGAGATATACAACCCTGGCATCTTTCCCTATGATTTAAAAACCTGGATGATCAATGGAAAATCCCTTCCTGCATACATCATACATCCAGGACAATATGTTATTTTATGTAAACCTGAGTTTGAAGAAATATTTAGAGTCTATGGCAATACAATTGGTTTGAGCAGTTGGCCTACGCTCTCCAACAGTGGAGGAAGTATTATCCTAACTGCAGATGATGCCAAAATTGTAGACAGTATCAGCTACACCTCAACCCAAATCGAGGGCGGCGTTTCTCTGGAAAGAATTCATTTACAACACCCCTGTAGTGGACAACAAAATTTCGCATCGTCAACTGACCAGAATGGGGCAACACCCGGATCTATAAACACTGCCTTTTCGGACGAAGTTGATCTCAGCAGTCCTGAATTGTTGGAGATAACAGCGCTCAATGGGGATAGTCTGATGATTAGCTTTTCTGAAAAAGTATATTTACCTCAACCTCATCTTGCTCAAATCAGTGTAAATGATGTAATTTTTCCAAAAGAAGTAAGCTATACTGGCTTAGATTCCACAAAGCTATTATTTGTTTTTGCCAATCAACTAACATCTCATACATATCATCATCTAAATATATCAGCAATTTATGATTGTAATGGTAACACAAACGAAAATATAAAGCGGACCTTTTATATGGATTTGCAGGCTCCCTTAATTGAGCAAATTGTTGTATTAGATACTGCTGAAATTCTGGTAAAATTTTCTGAAAAACTACTGAAAGCTAGTGCTGAAAAAGAGAGCAACTATCTTAATATTACCACGGGGGAAAATCCCAAAAAGGCGCTAATAGAAAATGACAGCCTGAGTGTACGACTGACATTTCCATCTACCCTGAACATTCAGGATAGCCTTTGGCTAAGTATTCAGGAATTAGAAGACCTCAACAAAAACAAAATCCCTGCCAGCAATCCTTTAATTTCCTCATTTGTGTATCATTCCCAAATTGATACAGTACATATTGTCAATGAGTATCAGATAGATATACACTTCAAAATCACCCCTGATGCTGCTTCGGTAATCAATATTCTGCACTTTTCAATTGATCGCTCCATTGGAAATCCGGCTAGAGTAATCATTAATAAGAAGAATCCTAAACTTGTTCATTTGCTTTTACAGCAACCCCTCAGCCCTAACAAAAAACATACGCTCACTGTCAGTAATCTTTTAGACGAGAAGAGTCAATTGATTTCCACCCCACTTTATCATTTTATTTATGATACCCGCGGTCCCTTGATTACGGAAGTAAAAGCGCTTGGTGCTAAAGAATTCATTATTTTATTTGACGAAGCTGTCCAAATAAAAACAGGAGAAAAGCTAGGGGTTTGGATAAATAAAGATACGGTAGCCATTGAAAGCTATGAGCTTTATGAGAAGCACATTCAAATCAAACTAACTCATGCACTGGAACAAGAAAATAACTACCTAATAAGTGTAGAAGGTGTATCAGATCTCAAGTCTTATCTCTCCAACTCTACTCAAAATTTTCCTTTCCTCTTGGATCAGATTCCCCCCCGACTGGATAGCGCCTTCTTGTATTCTCCACACGAACTTATGCTGATTTTTCATGAGTCGGTATTGATAGAAGATATTTCTGCTGAACAGTATCTTCGCCTTATCCAGCCTGCTTATTTACCTCACATAATTACTTTTCATCAAATAACACCTGAGAAGGTGCTATTTTCCTTTGAAGAAACATTTAACACGAACCTTATTCAATTTCAGCTTGATCATTTTAGTGATCTACAGCAAAACAGAATTACTTCACCGTTAGACTTTCAGATAGACACCCAACTTCCATCTATCGGACATATTATTCCTTTAGCCAATAATCATCTCAGATTACATTTCACTTCCGATATTCAGAACATGGGTTTACAAAAGGAAAACTTTAGCATTGATAATGATCACTCTGCTGATTCCATATCATTATATTCCTCTCATCAATTAGACATTAGGTTTGAACAACCATTTATTGAATTGGTAAATTATCAGCTAAGCATCAATCATCCGGATTTCCAACAAAATATTGACTTTGTTTATCAGGATTTTGTTGAAAGCGTCTCCCATGATGGTAATTCTACCGTAAAAATTCAATTTAGTGTACCACTTGAAATAAATTCAGCCAAGAATATTGCACACTATACGATTGAGGCATATGGTAAGGCTTTGGCAGCAGTCTATATCCCGGAGGTACAGACTGTCCAACTTTTGTTCAATGGAGAAATTGACCGGGAAATATTTCAGAAAATTAGTATACAAAACCTATTGAACATTGATCATTTTCCACTTCCCAACTCAGATCATTTTTTTGGAATGGGAAGAGCACCCGCTTTTCAGGAATTATTGATTAGTGAAATTATGGCTAAACCTTCTCCTTCGGCAGCTTTGCCAGCATTTGAATATATTGAGGTATATAATGCCAGCAACAATCCACTTCAACTTAAGGGATTAAAACTGGCAGATACTCAGAAAGCTGTCAATCTCACAGAAAAATGGCTGTCTCCAGGAGAATATTTGATCCTTTGCAGTACAAGTGCTGTAGAAAGTCTTTCAGTCTACGGAAGTTGTACGGGAATCAGTGGATTTCCAAGCCTCAATGATGATACGGATACCCTTCGCTTACTCAATGCTGCCGGTCAAGAAATTCATTCCGTTTCATATTCTGAAAGCTGGTATAATGACGCCAGCAAAAAAAATGGAGGCTGGTCACTGGAAATGATTGACATGGGCTGGCCTTGCCAGGGAATGAATAATTGGAGAGCATCTATTGACTTACGGGGTGGTACTCCCGGAAAGTTAAATTCAGTACAGCAAAGTAACCCTGATCTTCAGGCACCTGTATTGTTGCAGGCAGTAGCAGAAGATTCACTTCATCTTCTGTTAACTTTTAGCGAAAATCTTGATAAAAGTACTATTCAAAATGCCCGATTAGAACTTGACGGAATTTCCATTACGGATATAAAATTAGCAAAGGAACATCAACTCCAAATCATATTAAGTGATCCGTTACAAGCCGGACTTAGCTATACGCTTACTGTCTCCCACGTTGCAGATTGCTCCGGCAATCTTCAAGAAGAAAAAAGCAAGTTTACTATACTATTGCCTGACCGCCACCAAAGAAATGATATTTTGATTAGTGAAATACTCTTTCATACCCGTGCGGGAGGCGTTGATTTTGTAGAGCTTTACAACAACTCAGACAAATACCTGAACTTGAAAAACTGGAAACTTGCTACTCAGCTAAACGAACAAATTGCCAACTCAAGCCTGATCAGTGCCGAAACACTTATTTTAGAGCCGGGAGAGTATCTGGCCATTACTAAAAACAAAAAAACATTATCAGCAGATTATCCTCATGCATTGAAAGGTAACCTTTTTGAAAGTAAAGCTTTTCCTTCCCTTTTATCTGACGGAGGAACGCTGTTATTAATTGATCATGATAATCAAATCATGCAGGAGATAGATTTTTCTCCTGATTGGCACCATCCTTTGTTACAAGAACCACGAGGCGTTTCCTTGGAAAGAATTAGTTGGAATATTGATGAAAACAATCAACAATATTGGCAATCGGCAGCTTCTAATGAAGGATATGCTACACCGGGTTATCAAAATTCTCAGTGGCAAAATTTACTTCCAGCTACTCATTCAATAGAAATTGATCCTCCGGTATTTTATCCTGATCAGTCAGGTTATCTGGATTATACTCGTATCCATTATAAGCTGGAGGGTGTGGGTAATATAGGAAACCTAAAGATTTTTGATGCAAGAGGTAAAATGATTCGCCAGCTTGCACAAAATCAGTCTTTGTCTGAAGAGGGATTTTTTACCTGGGATGGCACCGATGATTTCAAAAAAAGAGCCCATATTGGATACTTTATTATCTGGATGGAAGTTTTTAGGCCAGACGGTTCCGTTAATATTCTAAAATCAAAGGTGGTTGTGGCAAGTAAGTTTTGA
- a CDS encoding RNA-binding domain-containing protein yields MNKLEELIFRGENEEIDFKQTISDPYKIAKTISSFANTKGGKILVGVRDDKIITGIDPEEEKYILDTAADFYCIPPIDLEYEEIEDEEEEKTVLIVSIKESKSKPHYIRDANQQNLVYIRQRDKSIPASKQMIGLMLKGSLSPHQGFSISLKDIGHNEKKLLDFLDKHERITQKQFMQIVNISKRRAQRILIDLTFKGAIRVHDHEKEAYYTL; encoded by the coding sequence ATGAATAAGCTGGAAGAATTAATTTTTAGAGGGGAAAATGAAGAAATTGATTTCAAACAAACCATTTCTGACCCTTATAAAATTGCCAAAACCATTAGCTCTTTCGCTAATACCAAAGGAGGTAAAATACTGGTAGGTGTAAGAGATGATAAAATAATTACCGGGATAGATCCTGAAGAAGAAAAGTATATACTAGATACTGCTGCTGATTTTTACTGTATCCCTCCCATTGATTTAGAATATGAAGAAATAGAAGACGAAGAAGAAGAAAAAACGGTCTTGATTGTTAGTATTAAAGAAAGTAAAAGCAAACCTCATTATATAAGAGATGCAAACCAGCAGAACCTCGTTTATATTCGGCAAAGAGACAAAAGCATTCCTGCCAGTAAACAAATGATAGGCCTTATGCTTAAGGGGAGTCTTTCACCTCATCAAGGATTTTCAATCTCACTTAAAGATATTGGACATAATGAGAAAAAGCTTCTGGACTTTTTAGATAAACACGAAAGGATCACCCAAAAACAATTTATGCAAATTGTCAATATCTCTAAACGACGTGCGCAACGTATTTTAATTGACCTTACATTTAAAGGTGCTATCAGAGTGCACGATCATGAAAAAGAAGCATATTATACACTTTGA